A region of the Sminthopsis crassicaudata isolate SCR6 chromosome 6, ASM4859323v1, whole genome shotgun sequence genome:
GAGCTGCAAAGCTGTTGGGTAGGGAGTAAGTACATATAATAGAAGTCCCATGGAGGCTAGGAAGATACTTCCGTTGCAACTCCAGATTCCCTCTCCAGTCCCCTTCTCCCccatagtagtttattttttccaaatcatgcaaacataattttcaacatttaattttataagattttgaactacactttttctcccttcccctatccaagatgacaagcaatgtgatatagtttTCCATCTAGGTGCAGCATTTCTTTTCCGAGTCTGTTTTTCTTTGGGTTGTTTGGAAGGCTGTTTTGGGACTAGACCTGTGAACTCATCAATAAAGGGAATGGAGGATGAAGGACTTGCCCATCAAGGCTAGTTGACACCTCTTCAACTTGGATAGTTAGACAATGGTGTGGGCCACTAGGAAGTTCAGTGATGTGCCTTGAGtgaaaaagatactaaagtgaaGGGTGAACCAAGTGATCAGCCCAaagtcttgaaattcttgattgaACCCCAATAAAGACCAATGGATGCTCATTAGACATCAACCTTTTAATGCACTGGACCCCCTGCTCTGCTTCTCcctagtttgcatttctttctgcAAAATGAATGAGAACCTGAGGAAAACGTTCACTTGTAAATGCGCTGATGGTGGGTGGGAGGTTCTAGGAAGTGAGAACTTGTGTTTGAGGAGGTAAACGGTGTCGGCCCCAAACAGGGCCCCAATCAGCCAGGCTTCCCACCCACTCCTTCTCAGTAGTGCTATAAAAAGCGGTCCTCCAGGTGGATGAAGCCAGAGCAGAAGACGAAGCTCCTTTGGCGTCGCCTTCCCTTCTTCTGAAGGAACGTTCCTGGGCCTCCGGGGAGACTGGCACCGAGGTCTCCACAACTCTCAGGGGGCCAAATCGGACTCCTGGCTCCTCTGGTCGGCTAAGGATTGGAAAGAGAAGGGACCCTGCTCCCGTCCCAGCACACGTCGTGGCCGCTTTAAGCACCTTGGACAGAGATCCCCCTCAAACCACCGGTAAGATTCGGGCGAGTTTGGCGCTCCTTCCGCTGCCCCTAGGCAGCCTGGGCCGTCCCTCCCGGCGTTcgactgggagaaaggaaagcacTGCTTCCTCCTTGAGACCTGCGGTGCGGGATAaagcttttcctttctctaaCAGTCATCCAAAGTTTCtctctacttttttcttctccataaagCTCTATTTCTTTCAGTCCGAGGAGGTACGGGGTATCCTCTGGTATTTCTGGGGAGCACAAAGGGAGGTTTAAAAATTTTAGCCCAGTCGTTTTCTGTCTGATGTGAGCTTTCTTTCATCCATCTGTGGGTTTTATGGTACAACTACTGCAGGGTCGTGTTcggtttccttttccagctcaatttaccgacaaggaaactgaggcaaacagcattaagtgacttgcccaaggtcacaaagctggtGGTTGgaactacatttgaattcaggaagttgccttcctgactccaggcctagcattcaATCCACTGTGGCACCTCCCTACCTCCTTTTTTAAtcaccagatttcttttttttcccctgaggcaattggggttttcACTAATCAGTTTTCACTAATCACTAAATTTCAGCTTTTGATTCTTTAGGTCTTGAGATTAAAGAAGCACAGGCTATTTATTAGACATCCACATATTTCTCTCTGCTGTCTATTGAGTGGGCATCGTGTGCCCACAGCCCAGATCCCCAGGGATTTCACAAGGTTATCTTGAGGGGAGATCAGTGCTTGTGGGGAAGGGATGGTTGGCTATTTGCTCTCCCTGgaaggagggtttttttttctgaatggaaGAATGGCAGCTAGGAGACTCAGTGGATccgagcaccagccctgaaatcaagactatctgagttcaaatatgacctcagacacttaacacttcctacctgtgtgaccctgggcaagtcctttagtcccaattgcctcagcacgaAAATAAAATGGAGTCATAGAGCTATCACTTTTCAGTAGCTGTGGGGCAATCATGTGGGCCAATTATCAGGCATATGGGCAGTTTTTATAGGGGAATAGGCACATGGGAAGGGTTAATCCCCTTGGGTGCAGAAGCTGCAACCTTCAGGAGGTGAGGGCAATAGGTTAATTATAATAGAGAAAGTGATCCAAAATTTTAATGCAGTGTTGATGACAAGGATGGCCAGAGGGAGTAGAAGTTAGGAGTTGGAATGGGACTGGATGTGGAGGCAGAAGATCTGCTATTTTCCATCTGGAAGTCATTGGGACTCCTTGagcagcctcagttccctcatctgtaacaGGACATTTGAATGTGACACCTATAATTTAGATATTAATGAGGAAGAGTAGAGAAATCCAGGAGGGCAATGACTAAGACCAGAAGTAGTGATTTAttatgaaggggcagctaggtggcacagtggatagagcaccagccttgaattcaggagtacctgagttcaaatgtggcctcagacacttaacacttactagctgtgtgactctgggcaagcctcaaaaaaaaagtgatttattatGAAGTTGAggcaggaggagagaaagaatgaatgcaGGGAGAAGGGATATGATTTAGTAGCAAAGCCGGATGTATGGATGAAAGTAAAAGTTTTCAATTTATAAAATGGCCCCATGAGTTCaccctttgtttgtttgtttttaatgagttttagaacattttatatttttgttttgttggtgcTATTGTTGTGTGACTAATTGTCCTGATGCAAAATCCAGTCGGtgcatattttgttttaaattttagtaaTTCAGACCATGGCAACTCCACCTCTATCTCAATTGGAAAACTCCCACTGTGATGCTAAGAAGAGCACTGAAGATCCACTATATCTGGAAAACATAAAGTTAGATAAAGGAAGCCCTAGCAGTGAGTACTGTTCTCTCATGACATTGCCATCTTCCACTCCTCCCCTGGGGAAATAGACCTTATTCCTGatggtttttttactttctttggcaGATAATGCCCATTATCCTATAAGTAAGATAGATCTTCTGTCATCTTTTTGTGAAATTGCATTGATGGAAGAGCCAGTGATGGAAGAGCCAATGGTGGAAGAGCCAGTGATGGAGCAAAATCAACAGGATATTCCTGACTTTAGGGACTCAGGGATCAAGTGTCCAGGTAACACCAGCTCCCCTTCTGttatttttcagttctctttACTGAGAGCCTAGAATGCTttacccttttttgtagtgaccctgtttatagataaggaaatgagcTAAGAaagaattgacttgcccagggtcatactcTTAGTAAGCATGTGAGAtttgattttaattcaggaagatgaggcagGTAGCATTGTTGGGCTATAGAGAAGAACTGGGGCAGGACTAATAGCAGCTTAGAGCTGAACCTCCTAAGGGTGGCTAGCATCATGGGGAACATTTGCGGGCCAAAAACTTCTTTACAAAAGGAAAACCCCAGCCTGCCTTTTCCTGGCCAGAAAGAGATGGGACAGGATTCCAGAAAATGCAAGATCCTCTGTGTGTGTGCACCTACACAAGAGCAAGCTATACATACATGAATACAATAAACAAAGCAATATTTGTATAGCCCTTAGCAAGgggctggcatatagtaggtgttgaATAAAAGCTTATTCACTTCCTCTTTGTTTTTGCAGAGAGAGACACCACAGGGAAAATAATTGCTGTCTTCAGAGAGTTCGGAAAAGGGATCCTCCTCCTGGGATTTCTCTACTTCTTTGTATGTTCCTTGGATGTTCTCAGCAGCGCTTTCCAACTGGTTGGAGGTATGAGAAACGATATCAGCACAGATCAAAAGTTTCTGCGTggcttttgattttgctttagcATGTAGCAACTGGCCAACGCAACGCAAGTAATCTCCCCTTTCTTAAACTCTTCCTGGCCAAGATGTCTCATTTTTCATGCACTCCAGAGACATGGATGCTTCTCCATTCTTTctgcccttctctcttccctcttccctactCACACTCTAGTCTTTGGAAAAAGACACTTTAGGGTATAGGAATGAAAAATTTTTGTGGAAGAATCTGCTAACTATCAGGAACCTTAGGGCACCTTAGGTCATCAGATAAAAGTTGTGTTGAGGGCGACCCTCTATCTCTATTCATGTCTGAAATATAAGCTTGGTTTCAGAGACTGGCATCTGTAGCATCTGTGTTAGATGCATATGTGGATGTTAGAAGTTGTGTTGGCCACAGAAGTGATTTCAGTTGGGTAAAGTAAGAATCGAATTTGCCCCaggaaagcaaagagaaaaacgGAGGTCATTTTTGTCCAATTCTGCCTTTGACCACCCTTCCCTCTATTATCTCCCCAGATTCTTCCCAttcaaactaaaaacaaaaacaaaaggtgcTTGAATGTTTGAATGCAAAAatcctgctctctctctctctctctctctctctctctctctctctctctctctctctctctctctctctctctctctctctgtctgtctagaGAAAGAGAATCTCTAACCTGCTTATTATGTTTTCTGAATTGTTGAAAATTATTGGAGATGGtcaatttgattttgtttaatgCAACCATCTAAACAATTGATTTTATTCTCTATTCCATGAGTTGGCAATATTACTACTATGTCCTGGGGCAGGAATGGGAGCATATAATGGAAATGCAAGACCCATTTCTGATCTCAGGAAGTTTACTGTGAGGACATAACATGTCCAAGAAAAGAATTCCAAATCTTATAATGGATATAGTTTAAATAAACCATATTGGGAcagggaataagcatttctagATCATTTATGTGTCAAGTCCTGCTCTAAGCAAACTCATCCCTCACTGTCCTCTGCCACATTGCCTTCCTCAGCAGCCAGTGACTCTTCTTCACTCCTCCTTCCCACACAGGGGCCTCTAACTTAGGTCTGTGGCCCAGAAGTCCCTAAAATAACCATGTATAATTTAAAACTTTCCTTTATCTTTGCAGGAAAAATGGCTGGGAAGATTTTCCAAGATGGTTCAGTATTGAACAACCCTGTGGCTGGCTTGATGATTGGCGTGCTGGTGACAGTCCTGGTGCAGAGTTCCAGCACCTCTACATCCATTGTTGTCAGCCTGGTATCCTCTTCATGTAAGTCAGCAGGGTCCCCTCTCCCCCACTGCCCCAGTGCCTAGTCCAACCTGGATCTCTTGAAAGAATTTCAATCCAAATTTTAGAACTGTGAAATTGTTCCTTTTGTGCCCTGGAGTCATCATCTCCCCGATTTTCCATCCTTCCAAGCTTGGGACAGAGCTGTTGCTACAACCACCATCAGAGCAATTTCCACTCAGCCCAACATATCTGCCAGTGGTCTAGTTTGCTCTCTATGGGTAAAGGTCCAGTTGCCCTGCCCCACTTAGAGTTGTGGGCACCTGGTTGCAGCTATAGGGAGTTGTTCTTCACCACACAGATATCCAAGCAAAGACTGGGTGACTGACTGGTTGGAGACGTTGTAGAAAGGATTCCTCTTTCTTGGTCATGGTTGGACTTCATAGCTTCCCTAACTTTTTATTAAGCTGATTCCTTAGCTTGTTGAAGCTTTTTCCCTGtgaatttccctaatttttttttcaattaccttTTTCCTTTGACAGTGCTGACAGTAAAGGCAGCCATTCCCATCATCATGGGAGCCAATATTGGGACTTCAGTGACCAATACCATCGTGGCCCTCATGCAggctggagacagaaatgagtTCCAAAGGTACGAAGCTTTATTTGCtagtcataattttttaaaatcactgctgtaattatattttatacagGTGAGAATCTTTACTCTGTCTAGATACTCATCTTGCTCTTCCAATGGTTCTTTCAGAGTGTGGAATAACTACTCAGAGCACTTCAAATAATTCAAATGAGTTCTAAATAATAATTTGGTAGATGATTTCATTTTGCTGCTATACTATAGGATTAGGAAGaaaagttaaaatctggcctcatacattccttatggcatatgattgtgatggaatgctattgtgccataagaaaggaTGGGGGGGGTATAATttcagagtggaaaaaaaaagtgaactggGAACTGGGACATGATTGTGCAAAGTAATAGCGATGCTGTAAGGATAATTAACCATGAAAGACTTTGGTActgtgatcaatacaatgattcaagataatgtCCCCGTTGGACAGtgccaaaggactcatgatgaaaaatgctgtccatggCCAGAAAATGAACTGGTAAACTCTGGGTACAGATCAAAGTCTATTTTTTGACTCCCCCTCCCAATATGGTGGGAAATTTCCACTGTGGAAACCCACCAGTGTTGAAGCTGTTTGAGCAGCTCTAGCAGTGGGTTGGGTAACtgaaagaattaagtgacttgctcatggtcctACCTCTAGGAGACCTGAaacagatcttcctaactttccaGCAAATCTCTCATTATGTTCATATCATGTTTTCTGAttctgcacatagtaggttctcaaTGAGAGTGAGAAGACAATATCATCACATTAATTGCTTTGCGTTTTCTCCCTGCTTTATTTAGGGCTTTTGCTGGAGCGACTGTCCACGATTTCTTTAACTGGTTGTCAGTGGTGGTGCTGCTGCCCATGGAGGTGATCACTGGCTACCTCTACCAACTCACCGATGCCATCGTGAAAACCTTTAATATCAAGAGCGGGGAAAATGCCCCTGACCTCCTGAAAGTCATCACAGATCCCCTCACAAAACTCATTATCCGGGTGAGCATCGAGACTCCCTCTGATTTTAATATGAGAATGAAATGGTGCCAGTGGTGGACTAGGTTCCTGTGAAAGCAGAGCTCTAAGTCTCTTCCCCCAATCTGTAGTGTTAGTTAGACATGCCTTTCCTTGCTCTGACTCCCCCATTTTATTTGAGGGAGTGGAGCTAAAAGGCTTGCTTGGCCCTCCACATTGGCAGTTGTGTTCTTCAGCACCCCCATTCTGCCATTTGTGTCCCGATGACTGTTGTGTTGGCCGCTGTGTTACCTTTTACCCTTTCATTCACTGTGATGTGCCTGTCTCCGGGAAAACCATTTTGATTTTTCCTAAGCTTTGCTATTCTTCTGGCCAAAGTGGAGCTCTTTCCCAAGGGATGCCTCATGaccaaaaagcattttttaatccCCTATTGTGAACCAGGCACTGGGAGATATGATGACCAAATGCGAGCCCCTTCAAGGCTTCAAGGAGCTGATGGTACTGGCCCCCCAGAATAGGGCAAAAGGGTCTATCTGGCCTGATGCTGGTTAAGCTAAGATGAGACAGTCCCATGTAGAAGTGAGGTCCTCAGGGAATGAGACCAATCTGTGTCTCCCTTTTACACACATCCTGGTTTTCTCTTCTGTGCACTGGAGCCCCTAGGAGAGTAACTTTTCAGTCACAAATTATAGGTGAGGAACATGCTAACCCTTTCCTCATGTCTGTTGCTTTTCCAGCTGGATAAAAAAGTGATAAATGAAATTGCTATGGGAAATGAGGCAGCAAAAAACAAGAGCCTGATAAAGACTTGGTGTAAAACGGCAAAATATGTGGTAAGTATTAGAAAATTACTCAAAGGAAATAGGTGGAAGAGTGAGAATCCTTGGTTTTCCCCTGTGATATTGAGAGACAGCAAGTGTTATTGGTTTTCTATAAATTTAGTGCCCTATAACAAAGCTCTAGTCACCCTGTCTTAGTTCTTCTTCAGACTCTATGGGGCAGAATGCTTCTCTAAGACAGAGCTAAAACAAGTGATGCTCAGGTCCCCATTCCAGGGTAACAGTGCTCAGGCTGAGTGCAGCCCAGATGACCTTCAGAAGTAACCCAGAGTCTGGAGGTTTAGAACATAGTCCATGGATGAAACACAAAGGCTGAAGGCCTTTTCTAAGGATTATGGGGAAGGTGGGGtagagaagagggggaaagtgGGGATTCATTGGCCAATGGGGCATGTCTTCAGCGCAGTAAAATCGAATTTGCCAAAATACCATTTTCAATAAcaagctttttttcctttattgtgtCATCTAGGCATTAAGCAACGTTACTGTTCCCTCACCAGAAAACTGTACCTCTCCCAGCTTCTGCTGGACCAATGGGAACATGACCTGGACCCTCATGAATACAACATATAAACAGAATATTGCAAAGTGTGAGTAGGAAATCTTTCAGTTAACCCTCATGCCCTCACGTTTTTAGTCTTTTTAGGACTCCAAAATGGCTTTTTATAAAATCTGTGTGGGACCAGGGTTAAatgttatttgtatttaatttcaaTATCTCCTGAGATCTTTTTGGGGGAATTATATAAACCTGTGAATTACAACCACTTTCTGTAAGAGCTTGTGCTCTATAGAACGCTCTGTATCTGGGTTAAGtgatgaagaagagagagatgatgaCGGGTGGCTGCTCTGGTTCCCACAGGCAAACACGCATTTGTGGATGTCAGTCTCTCTGACCTGACCATTGGACTCATTCTTCTGGCCCTCTCCTTGCTGGTCCTGTGCACCTGTTTGATCCTGATTGTCAAGGTCCTGAACTCCATGCTCAAGGGACAAATTGCTTCGGTGATTAAGAAGACCATCAATACAGGTAGAATTCCTCCCTTCCTGGGCCTTCCTCTGGTCCTCTACTTTTTCTGTCTCTAAGTTTAAAGATTCTATGTTCTGATAAAATGAATTTGTAAATAAAGAAATCATCGCTAAGGTCATTGTAAATACAAAAGGGCTCTAGAAATGTCACTGTCCTCAGTAGTTGGCCAGGGATCATTGTCCCAAGCTGCTCCATCTCCCTCCTACCTTATACACAAACACAGAAGAAGAATGTCCAAGGAAAAGGAATCAAGCGGGCAGAGCAGGGCTGTGGTGGCCCTCTCTGGCCACCCAAAATAATCAGATGTTCTCattaaaatcctaaaaatcatcaaagttattaataaaattaaagagcAGTTATTAGGCAAGAAGGAATGGGCTGACTGTAAGAGATAGCACAGAGGGCCTAGAGAAaggaatatgaattcaaatcctacaaGTAAGTCACTTGTCTTCTGTTTACCCcactttcctcctctgttagCATGAGGATAAAATCTACCAGAATTTCTTTTGGTAAGGATGAAATAGAGATTTATCAGGATAAGTGGACAAACTcagccttttcttctttcccccagattttccttttccttttgcctggCTGACAGGCTACCTCGCCATTCTTGTTGGAGCTGGGATTACATTTCTGGTGCAGAGCAGCTCTGTGTTCACGTCTGCCATCACTCCTCTGGTTGGTGagtcctcccttcctccccatgtCCATGTCTCCATTTTCACAGTTGGTCTTGCCATGCTGAGTCATTCCCAACCAGGACTGAACCTGTGTGTTTCCCCCCCTTAGGCATCGGAGTGATCAGCCTGGAGAGAGCGTACCCCCTGACCCTGGGCTCCAACATCGGCACCACCACCACGGCCATCCTGGCTGCTCTGGCCAGCCCTGGAAGCACTTTGGCAGGTTCCCTCCAGGTCAGAATGCACAGTTGGGACGTTCTGTTCTTTCCTAAGTTTCCCATTCCATCCTTCCCATAAGCACCCGGGTTTCTTTTTTGAAAGATCCTCCATATCCCAAAGGGTCGCTGGTTGCTGCCAAGGTCTCAGCTGCCTCTGAACAGTGACTTGGGGGCTAGAGAACCATCCCTTGCTCTTGTTCTCAGGAGCTGAGTTTCCTAAATAATGACCAGATATCTACAGCTTGTGTCTTAATAAACAAATGAGGATGGTGAAGTTTCACCCCCATCTGCGACCAGTCCCCTGTGCCCCACATAGATTGGTATGGATAACTTCCCCTCTTTGCCCTCCTCTGAGTCAGAAAAGGTGGAAATAACGTCTGAAGACATGAGTTTGAATCTCAGCTGTTACTTGCTAGGTGACTGGTATAGATCCAAGCTTTTTGTGCAGGGGAGGGAGAGGCGACCTTTGGTTTCCTGGGAGAGAGAAGCTTTGGGGGATTCTGAGCATCCATTCGGGCAGAAAGCTGGAGGAAAGGCATTCTGAGAGGAGGAAGGTGGGGAACAAAGGTCCCGGGAATATGGCAAGTGAGAGAGCGTCTTTTTAGATTCCAGTGTACCTGGAGTGGTGATGATGGCAGGGATGGTGATAGTATGAACGATGAAGATAGGATTGTTAGATGCTGTCTCCTTTAAGCAGCTGGAGGTGATGCTAAATAAGCCAGGTGAGATCAGCTTCTAGAGGGACCTGAAAGGTGAGGCAAAGATTTTAGTTTTCTCCTTCATGGATCAGAAAGGCAACAGGTGTCAGATTTAAAGGTACGACTGCACTGGAGCTTTGATTTAGGTACAATGTACATGGAGGATGCATAGATCTGGAGATGGAAGAGCTTTCAGAAATGATCCTTTCCATCTTCCCCTGGTtttgtaaattagaaaattgagattaagtgacttgtcctccATTATCCAAATTGTATTTACCAGAGGAAAGGCAGCATTGTTTTGCAggtcatgaaaaatgaaaatctggtgATGTATTTAGGAATCAATAGGAGGGTTTGAACACAAAAGAGAGCCTGCAGAAGGACGCAGGGAGTGATCCCATGAAAACCCATGGGAGAGAGGGGTCAAGGTGGAGCTTTGCAGCCCAGACAGGGCAGGTCCCCTTAGCATTCTCCAGGGTGAATATTGCTTTTACAGGTAGctgtctccccttctcccctcctctcctggGAAGGAAGGCCAGTGGCACCTGTTGGTGTGCAGAAGACCAGGGGATATTTGGATAGGAGAAAGTGACAAGGAAATAGAGGGATGGCAAGAGGAGGAGTAGAGTCAAAGCATCATAAGACAATAGAATTgattttgtaaaagaaagaagTCCAAAACTGATTttgaaaataagtataataagtCTCATTGGTTCTGAaatgcaatatttttaaaattaaattcattgcTTTTTAACTCACTGGTAgttaattctttttaattatctAAATTGTTTTTGAAATCACTCTTTTGGAACTCAGCAAAAGTGGTTTAAATTGTCATCTTTGTTTGGTTTGTAAACTGGGACTCAAGCTCTTCATTGCATTTTGCTCCTTGCTGTATGGTCCTTTGCAAAAAGGCGCATTTTCAGAGGTTTTAAAGGTTGGAAGGCTCTTTGAGGTCATCTGGTTCTACTTTTGTAAATAGCAGAAGGGTTTCACTGAAGGTCAAGGACATGCATATAGGAACATAAGCTCATTTGGGCAGGAGTTTTTCCGTACATGGTGCTTTGCATCCAAGAGGCACTTAATCAGTACTTGTTGACTTAGGTTATAGCTAGATCTTCAGACTGCTATTTAGAAGACTTGTTCTTTCCTCAAGATCACAATAGGGCTCTTACTTGTAGGGTGCATGAAAGGTTCCCAAGCTCTTGACAACATGATCTCATTGGACGTCGACAGTAACCCAGGGTTTGAAGGCTCTATTGCTGATTTCAGATGAGCAAAGTGAGGCTGAGAGAGGCTTCCACCCCAAGTCTCCCTGGCTTTGGGTCCGATCCTGTTTGGGTCACAGCCCCCTACCAGCCAGCTCTATTCTTACAAAACTAAACAGACTGGCCCAGCTGCCTGCTGCTTTCCCTCCTGGCTCTTAAAATTGATGAGCCCACAGTGTAAATAGTCATGGATAATTTCTCTGGAGCTTCTGATCTTTCCCatcccttctcctcaccccctgcttccttatttcccttccctctccctgatTGGCTCCCAGTGTGTCTCCATGAGACCTCATTATGTTTACTCTGTTTGGTTTCAGATTGCCCTGTGCCATTTCTTCTTCAACTTGTCTGGAGTTCTTCTGTGGTACCCAGTCCCGTTCATGCGCCTGCCGATCCGTCTTGCCAGGGGCCTGGGGAATATCACGGCCACCTACCGTTGGTTCGCCGTCTTCTACCTTATCATTTGCTTTTTCCTAGCCCCAGTGGCAGTGCTTGGGCTTTCCCTGGCAGGTTGGACTGTGCTGGTGGGTGTAGGGGCACCCATCCTATTTCTGTTGCTGGTGATCCTGGTGATTTGTGTCCTCCAAGCCCGCTGCCCTCAAGTTCTCCCTGACACGCTGCAAACCTGGGACTTCTTGCCCTTGTGGATGCGCTCCCTTAAGCCCTGGGATGGGCTGGTGTCTCTCCTGACATGCAGCTGCTGCCGATCCAACTGGTCCCAGATGTTCAGCTGCCGCTGCTATTGCATCATCAGCTGCTGGTCATGCTGCAGGCTGAACGGATGCTGCAAGAGACACAAGAAATGTCCAGAAATGGAGGAAGATCAGTAAAAGTCATGTAAAATCCCCCTGAGGGGCCATGAGGGACATGA
Encoded here:
- the LOC141546186 gene encoding sodium-dependent phosphate transport protein 2B-like, translating into MEEPVMEEPMVEEPVMEQNQQDIPDFRDSGIKCPERDTTGKIIAVFREFGKGILLLGFLYFFVCSLDVLSSAFQLVGGKMAGKIFQDGSVLNNPVAGLMIGVLVTVLVQSSSTSTSIVVSLVSSSLLTVKAAIPIIMGANIGTSVTNTIVALMQAGDRNEFQRAFAGATVHDFFNWLSVVVLLPMEVITGYLYQLTDAIVKTFNIKSGENAPDLLKVITDPLTKLIIRLDKKVINEIAMGNEAAKNKSLIKTWCKTAKYVALSNVTVPSPENCTSPSFCWTNGNMTWTLMNTTYKQNIAKCKHAFVDVSLSDLTIGLILLALSLLVLCTCLILIVKVLNSMLKGQIASVIKKTINTDFPFPFAWLTGYLAILVGAGITFLVQSSSVFTSAITPLVGIGVISLERAYPLTLGSNIGTTTTAILAALASPGSTLAGSLQIALCHFFFNLSGVLLWYPVPFMRLPIRLARGLGNITATYRWFAVFYLIICFFLAPVAVLGLSLAGWTVLVGVGAPILFLLLVILVICVLQARCPQVLPDTLQTWDFLPLWMRSLKPWDGLVSLLTCSCCRSNWSQMFSCRCYCIISCWSCCRLNGCCKRHKKCPEMEEDQNVSGPPGRLAPKYPQLSVGRIVLPAPLARQRIRKSRDPGDRERVLEPLGPFLGCKLRPALCQEASSHCSAGLGAFSTLDRSHRPQLYFLLAEEVRGIL